One window from the genome of Leptospira johnsonii encodes:
- a CDS encoding glycosyltransferase family 4 protein, with translation MNILIITDYFPPDKIGGVGEIARNLQNYYQQKGNNTYVLTTGKKNPSDESSKVFRTSSGLIKGVFLGNFRVLGLIKKYNIDVINLHQASTTLFLFAKPFYRILGKKFPKVVNSFQVNYFSELKEVKSVNIQGYTFRPLFKEYLEKFLLDPMHIVLDFIGYVFSDIITVVSSENRKEFYNTFCKVWKKEIKIIPNGVSPDFGALTLDFKDKDLEQQLKGKLVLTYIGVFRVRKRVFNLLFALKEVVKENKNIILLLIGGGRKYEDKILALISELDLQNNVKFIGPIPNQRVPYYLKLTDIFCLPTSYEGMPIAILEAMSLGKAVVTTKVSGMVDLIESGKDGFLTKVDDIDEIKRTILELSADPKKIVNAGKAARKKIENRYDWDIVSSEYLEVFRG, from the coding sequence ATGAATATTCTGATCATTACAGATTATTTTCCTCCGGATAAAATTGGAGGAGTAGGAGAGATTGCAAGAAACCTACAGAATTATTACCAGCAAAAAGGGAATAATACCTATGTTTTGACCACGGGTAAAAAAAATCCTTCTGACGAAAGTTCGAAAGTTTTTAGAACCTCTTCCGGGTTGATTAAAGGAGTCTTTTTAGGGAATTTTCGTGTTTTAGGTCTAATCAAAAAATATAATATAGATGTGATCAATCTCCATCAGGCTAGCACCACACTATTTCTATTCGCCAAACCTTTTTATCGTATTCTTGGAAAAAAATTTCCGAAAGTAGTAAATTCATTTCAGGTAAATTATTTTTCCGAGTTGAAAGAAGTGAAAAGTGTGAATATCCAAGGTTATACCTTTCGCCCTCTTTTTAAAGAATATCTGGAAAAATTCCTTTTAGATCCGATGCATATTGTTTTGGATTTTATTGGGTATGTTTTTTCGGATATAATCACTGTAGTTAGTAGTGAAAACAGAAAGGAATTTTATAATACTTTCTGCAAAGTGTGGAAGAAGGAAATTAAGATCATCCCGAATGGTGTAAGTCCTGATTTTGGCGCTTTGACCTTGGATTTTAAAGATAAAGATCTAGAACAACAGTTGAAGGGTAAATTAGTTTTAACCTATATCGGAGTGTTTCGGGTCAGAAAGAGAGTATTTAATCTTCTATTTGCACTCAAAGAAGTAGTAAAAGAAAACAAAAATATAATTCTTCTACTAATTGGCGGAGGGAGAAAATACGAAGATAAGATCTTGGCTCTAATTTCGGAATTAGATCTTCAGAATAATGTGAAATTTATTGGCCCTATTCCGAACCAAAGAGTTCCGTACTACTTAAAACTTACCGATATTTTTTGCCTGCCTACCTCTTACGAAGGTATGCCTATCGCAATTTTAGAAGCTATGTCTTTGGGTAAGGCCGTAGTTACTACTAAAGTGTCTGGAATGGTTGATTTGATCGAAAGTGGAAAAGATGGGTTTCTGACAAAAGTAGACGATATCGACGAGATTAAACGAACCATCTTAGAGTTATCAGCAGATCCAAAAAAAATCGTGAATGCAGGTAAGGCCGCTCGGAAAAAAATAGAAAATCGCTATGATTGGGACATCGTCTCTTCCGAGTATCTGGAGGTCTTTCGAGGATGA
- a CDS encoding glycosyltransferase family 2 protein — MKLVINIPCYNEEKTLSTVLAEIPKKIPGIKTIEVQIVDDGSTDRTSEIAATYGCKIISHKKNLGLGRAFKSGVEAALESGADIFVNTDADNQYPASYIPDLIAPVMTGSVDIVIGNRVPWKVEHFSPLKKTLQWFGNLVVRNLIGTNIPDTVSGFRAYSRESLLRLNVTTKFSYVLDTIVQAVKMDLTVSSIPIVTNPPTRKSRLFKNIFQHMWKSGTSLVRLLIIYRPFQFFGVLAVAAFIPALAIAIRFLIFFFLGIGKGHVQSLLFAVVLVVISGLFLVSAILAFLIGNNRKLLEENLYHIKVMSWNHRQKKEKSLHKK; from the coding sequence ATGAAGTTAGTAATCAATATCCCTTGCTATAACGAGGAAAAAACTCTTTCTACGGTACTTGCCGAGATCCCAAAAAAGATCCCCGGTATCAAAACGATAGAAGTTCAGATCGTGGATGATGGTTCCACAGATCGCACCTCGGAGATTGCAGCTACATACGGCTGTAAAATCATTTCCCATAAAAAAAACTTAGGATTAGGTAGAGCCTTCAAGTCCGGGGTAGAAGCTGCTCTGGAAAGTGGTGCAGATATTTTTGTAAATACGGATGCGGACAACCAGTATCCTGCTTCTTATATTCCTGACCTGATCGCTCCAGTTATGACAGGTTCTGTAGATATAGTCATCGGGAACAGAGTGCCTTGGAAGGTGGAACATTTTTCTCCTTTGAAAAAGACCCTACAATGGTTCGGAAATCTCGTCGTTCGAAATTTGATCGGGACTAATATTCCGGACACAGTTTCCGGATTTAGGGCCTACTCCAGAGAAAGTCTTTTAAGACTGAATGTAACCACTAAGTTTTCCTATGTTCTAGACACGATCGTGCAAGCGGTCAAAATGGATCTGACTGTTTCTTCTATTCCAATCGTGACAAACCCTCCGACTAGAAAGTCTAGGCTGTTTAAGAATATTTTCCAGCATATGTGGAAATCGGGAACTTCTTTAGTTAGATTGCTGATCATCTATAGGCCCTTCCAATTCTTCGGGGTTTTGGCCGTCGCAGCTTTTATTCCAGCGCTGGCAATTGCGATCCGGTTCCTGATCTTTTTCTTCTTAGGGATAGGAAAAGGACATGTGCAATCTTTATTGTTTGCAGTTGTGCTCGTAGTTATCTCTGGGTTGTTTTTAGTTTCCGCTATCCTTGCGTTTTTGATAGGGAATAATAGAAAACTTCTAGAAGAAAATCTTTATCATATTAAAGTGATGTCCTGGAATCATAGACAGAAGAAAGAGAAATCTCTTCATAAAAAATGA
- a CDS encoding Gfo/Idh/MocA family protein: protein MRKTKVVLIGLGRIASSLEKDPYRSKPCTHSGVLFSSWGKKNFEFLGGVDPHPDKREKFRKQWKFPQDPTFSDPHHFISNGKPDLAIIASPSEYHYRNALEWIEKGVKNFLIEKPVCETFLQAKELEKISRKKGIRIWINHERRYHPKYAWAKQVLDSQKYGPIRTIRASVLTSALAPGRAFQGRTGPLFHDGTHAVDLVYWFLGKPDRIRSSLTRRKGIPIEDRALAFLEYKSGPAVFLEAGGARKYFQFEMDIMTEEARILLSNDGMRLFVSKPSKKYKGFNSLTEVSFPEKSFLGSNPFMNLYAEIRNVLTGKSERMTGDIGENLGIMELLHKIKTGAEITTVSEI, encoded by the coding sequence ATGCGAAAAACCAAGGTTGTTTTAATCGGTTTAGGAAGGATCGCTTCTTCCTTGGAAAAAGATCCATATCGGTCCAAGCCTTGCACTCATTCCGGGGTCCTATTCTCTTCTTGGGGTAAAAAGAATTTTGAGTTTTTAGGAGGAGTTGATCCTCATCCGGATAAAAGGGAGAAGTTCCGCAAGCAGTGGAAATTCCCCCAGGATCCTACCTTCTCCGATCCACATCATTTTATTTCTAACGGTAAACCTGACCTTGCGATCATTGCAAGTCCGTCGGAATATCATTATCGAAATGCGTTGGAATGGATCGAAAAAGGTGTCAAAAATTTTCTGATCGAAAAGCCGGTTTGTGAAACTTTTTTACAAGCTAAGGAACTGGAAAAAATTTCCCGCAAAAAAGGGATCCGTATTTGGATCAATCACGAGAGAAGATATCATCCTAAATATGCCTGGGCCAAGCAGGTACTGGACTCTCAAAAATATGGACCGATCCGAACGATCCGTGCCTCCGTTTTGACTTCCGCCTTGGCTCCTGGCAGAGCATTCCAAGGAAGGACAGGGCCATTATTCCATGACGGAACTCACGCTGTGGATTTGGTGTATTGGTTTCTGGGCAAACCGGATCGGATCCGATCTTCTTTGACTAGAAGGAAGGGGATTCCCATCGAGGATCGAGCTCTCGCGTTCTTAGAATATAAGTCTGGGCCTGCCGTCTTTCTGGAAGCGGGAGGTGCTAGGAAGTATTTCCAATTTGAGATGGATATTATGACTGAAGAGGCTCGTATCCTTCTTTCCAATGACGGCATGAGACTTTTCGTTTCCAAACCTTCTAAGAAATACAAGGGATTTAATAGTTTGACGGAAGTCTCATTTCCCGAAAAATCATTCCTCGGATCGAACCCGTTTATGAACTTATATGCAGAGATACGCAATGTTCTTACGGG
- a CDS encoding glycosyltransferase family 4 protein: MNILYLPGYRYPDSLKEPLTCGDLRYSFNLSRALVRLGHSVTVISRRESEDGESSELDGVRIFRYKSELQKVFSTSFDISINRFRLFKKLYKEADLIICNSPLSLELSLTIKKPIVYICSGLEDVKNYSFSLGEILGYLGIKLLRDPCKRKTWKIAKYVDTTAEKEDRTLLKWGIPAGKIKTIGPSVELSRYFPQSENLKATFRKKLGLSAKQKVILSVSRFTPAKGLLETISAFKLLTEKIPDLILVLIGVRHSHNSSYYDNVISLIQESGLKDKIRILENVPEAELPSYYSIADFVSVFSKDYDPLPTTIIESMACGAVVVSTYYETRDQMIQDKFNGIYVKERDIQDWADKIELLIQNPSLPKEIKSHGIQVIQDRFDSLKVAQQYMDLVKS; encoded by the coding sequence ATGAATATATTATATTTACCCGGATATAGATACCCCGATTCCCTAAAAGAACCGCTAACTTGCGGGGACTTAAGATATAGTTTTAATTTATCCAGGGCTTTGGTCCGACTAGGTCATTCAGTAACTGTGATCAGCAGAAGAGAATCTGAAGATGGAGAATCTTCTGAATTAGACGGCGTACGTATCTTCAGATATAAAAGTGAATTACAGAAAGTGTTTTCTACAAGCTTTGATATTTCCATCAATAGATTTAGGCTTTTTAAAAAATTATACAAAGAAGCAGATTTAATTATATGTAATTCTCCATTATCTCTAGAACTTTCTCTAACTATCAAGAAGCCGATCGTATATATATGCAGCGGGTTAGAAGATGTTAAAAATTACAGTTTTAGTTTAGGAGAAATTTTAGGTTACCTAGGCATAAAACTCTTAAGAGATCCTTGCAAAAGAAAAACTTGGAAGATCGCAAAGTATGTAGATACAACAGCCGAAAAGGAAGACAGAACATTATTAAAATGGGGAATTCCGGCTGGCAAAATCAAAACGATCGGGCCCTCAGTAGAATTAAGCAGATACTTCCCTCAATCTGAAAATTTAAAAGCTACATTCAGAAAGAAACTGGGACTATCCGCTAAACAGAAAGTAATCCTTTCAGTGTCTAGATTTACTCCTGCGAAAGGATTATTGGAAACAATTTCCGCTTTTAAGTTACTTACGGAAAAAATCCCGGATCTGATCCTTGTACTCATCGGAGTCAGACATTCTCATAATTCCAGTTATTACGATAACGTAATAAGTTTAATCCAAGAGTCAGGTTTAAAAGATAAGATAAGAATATTAGAGAATGTCCCGGAAGCCGAGTTGCCTTCTTATTACTCCATCGCCGATTTTGTAAGCGTTTTCTCCAAGGATTACGATCCATTGCCAACTACGATTATCGAAAGTATGGCTTGTGGGGCAGTAGTAGTTTCCACTTACTATGAAACCCGGGACCAGATGATCCAAGATAAATTTAACGGAATTTATGTGAAGGAAAGAGACATCCAAGATTGGGCGGATAAAATTGAATTACTGATCCAAAATCCAAGCTTGCCAAAAGAAATAAAATCTCATGGGATCCAGGTGATCCAGGATCGGTTTGACAGCTTGAAGGTAGCGCAACAATATATGGATTTAGTGAAATCTTAA
- a CDS encoding lysylphosphatidylglycerol synthase domain-containing protein, translating into MDKKKRSTYVSIVLYVLIFSFLAFYFRKIEWSRFYDIEFNWLYILLSVPISLLIRFISPLAWVFLIKSFGQKINSYLQLNYVYAKSWLGRYIPGSVLWIAGKVYFATEQGISKKVLLLTSFLEAAVQVFTGAVVALLFIVASDRLPFLQSQVRYVLLLILIGFAVFLYPGVFNFIFRKAYKIYKKEELDESIRFRWSTLLQVGIIFSLIHAVSGIPFFFILKTVYPALEYTELIYVSGVTTLAGVIGIVVIFVPSGLGVRDGIQLVLLSKILPDEIVIVSVILLRLWSIVLDFAFWLISYVLKTFFDRPKVT; encoded by the coding sequence ATGGATAAAAAGAAAAGAAGTACGTACGTTTCGATCGTATTATACGTACTTATATTTTCCTTTTTAGCATTCTATTTTAGAAAAATTGAATGGTCTAGATTTTACGATATAGAATTTAATTGGTTGTATATTTTATTATCCGTTCCAATCAGTTTGCTGATCCGATTTATAAGCCCGCTCGCATGGGTTTTTTTGATCAAATCCTTCGGACAAAAGATTAATTCGTATCTGCAATTGAATTATGTATACGCCAAGTCTTGGTTAGGCAGATATATTCCCGGTTCAGTATTATGGATAGCGGGGAAGGTTTACTTTGCAACAGAGCAAGGAATTAGCAAAAAGGTCTTATTACTTACTTCCTTTCTGGAAGCTGCAGTTCAGGTCTTTACCGGGGCGGTTGTAGCACTTTTATTCATAGTTGCTTCCGATAGACTTCCGTTTTTACAATCTCAGGTTCGTTATGTTTTACTACTAATACTCATTGGGTTTGCGGTCTTTTTATATCCCGGTGTTTTCAATTTTATATTTCGCAAAGCGTATAAGATCTACAAAAAAGAAGAATTGGACGAGAGTATCCGTTTCCGATGGTCCACTCTCTTGCAGGTTGGAATTATATTCTCTCTTATTCACGCAGTGAGTGGTATTCCATTTTTCTTTATTCTAAAAACAGTATATCCAGCATTAGAATATACGGAATTGATCTATGTCTCAGGTGTCACGACCCTCGCAGGCGTCATAGGGATCGTAGTGATTTTCGTTCCAAGCGGTTTGGGCGTAAGGGATGGGATCCAGTTGGTATTATTATCTAAAATATTACCTGATGAGATAGTAATTGTTTCAGTAATTCTTTTAAGATTATGGTCTATCGTGCTTGATTTCGCCTTCTGGCTGATCAGTTACGTTTTAAAAACCTTCTTCGATCGACCAAAAGTTACTTGA
- a CDS encoding UDP-N-acetylmuramoyl-tripeptide--D-alanyl-D-alanine ligase, whose protein sequence is MKAPFQYDPETVRRILQSPSDFSFQKEPEIISISTASGMVESGTLFVPLRGNRDGHEFILDALEKGASYFLCEKDHPILERLTQEQRSKAIQVKDTLLSLGKLATFHRSRFNPILIAVTGSSGKTTTKEILSSCLSPLEEGLLVTEKNYNNEIGVPFTLFKINSKTRYVVCEMGMNHAGEISRLTKMARPDYSLITTIGTAHIELLGSRKGIAKAKAEVLEGMHKGGVLFYPETGEYKNFLKRRCLRYGIKFKSVPLKRRIEILETNREGFKISFLNYSLDWSLPGIKLLENLALCVSLLEELGTPTDWIQNGIQNFRSGDKRLDFQVGNYKILNDTYNANRESMLSSLEACSQIAGEEGFYAVLGDMKEVGNFSRKFHTEIGSFAAGLKNCKGIFLFGTESSHALKSFRKKAGQGLLSFSFPGDEEGLKNLVDTIRKEVPKGSYLLAKASRGMKLERAVEELNSGTKSS, encoded by the coding sequence ATGAAAGCCCCATTTCAATACGATCCGGAAACTGTAAGAAGGATATTACAAAGCCCATCCGACTTCTCCTTTCAAAAAGAACCGGAGATCATAAGTATCAGCACTGCATCGGGAATGGTTGAATCAGGAACCTTATTCGTACCTTTAAGAGGGAACAGAGACGGTCATGAATTTATCTTGGATGCCTTGGAAAAAGGAGCCTCTTATTTTTTATGCGAGAAGGATCATCCGATTTTAGAAAGACTCACGCAAGAACAAAGATCTAAAGCGATCCAAGTTAAGGACACATTACTCTCACTCGGAAAACTTGCAACATTTCATAGATCCAGATTCAATCCGATCCTAATAGCAGTCACCGGCTCCAGTGGAAAAACCACCACCAAAGAGATCCTATCCTCTTGTCTTTCACCATTGGAAGAAGGTTTGCTGGTCACTGAAAAAAACTATAATAACGAGATCGGAGTTCCATTCACATTATTCAAGATCAATTCCAAGACTAGATACGTTGTCTGCGAGATGGGAATGAACCACGCAGGAGAAATTTCTAGGCTGACCAAAATGGCAAGGCCGGATTATTCACTCATCACAACTATAGGAACGGCACATATAGAATTATTAGGCTCCCGAAAAGGGATCGCAAAAGCAAAGGCGGAAGTACTGGAAGGAATGCACAAGGGCGGAGTGTTATTCTATCCTGAGACCGGAGAATATAAGAATTTTCTAAAACGAAGATGTTTACGCTATGGGATCAAATTTAAATCGGTTCCACTCAAAAGAAGAATAGAGATCTTAGAAACAAATCGGGAAGGATTTAAGATCTCCTTCCTAAATTATTCCCTAGATTGGAGCCTTCCAGGCATCAAGTTACTCGAAAACCTGGCCTTATGTGTTTCCTTACTGGAAGAGTTAGGAACTCCTACGGATTGGATACAGAATGGGATCCAGAACTTCAGATCCGGGGATAAACGATTGGATTTCCAAGTAGGAAATTATAAAATCCTAAACGATACCTATAATGCAAATAGAGAATCCATGTTATCATCTTTAGAAGCATGTTCCCAGATTGCGGGAGAAGAAGGATTTTACGCGGTACTCGGAGACATGAAAGAAGTAGGAAATTTTTCCCGCAAGTTCCATACCGAGATCGGAAGTTTTGCTGCAGGTTTAAAGAACTGCAAAGGTATCTTTTTATTCGGAACAGAATCTTCGCATGCGCTGAAGAGCTTCCGAAAAAAAGCGGGTCAGGGACTTCTATCCTTCTCCTTTCCGGGAGACGAAGAAGGACTCAAAAACTTAGTGGATACGATCCGCAAAGAAGTGCCCAAGGGTTCTTATCTTTTGGCAAAGGCCTCCAGAGGAATGAAATTAGAAAGAGCCGTAGAAGAATTAAATTCGGGAACCAAGAGCTCTTAA
- a CDS encoding glycosyltransferase, translating into MQKIEKILLISSTFPASERDDVPGFVKDQVLALKKLHPETEFVVLAPHDSLSNTKKETKYKEYIERRFHYFWPFSLEKLAGHGIMPTLKKNKLYFLMIPFLFLFEVLSLFILVRKFRPDYIYAHWFTPQGISAGIVSLISGTKFVFTSHSSDVIILKKFPILGSAMVRFFSKHAKAITVVSRRSYEKLRSFFSQKDWKTISAKVKIIPMGVYLAPNLSTGALSKDKKSNIAFIGRFVEKKGIHYLIPAFEKYFSADPESELKIAGDGPWKEKLLSLANSVNLPQDKIQFLGYLQGEKKQNFLQESDIIVVPSIISKDGDSEGLPVVLLEGMASGKICIATFESGADDIIEDGINGFLIPEKDPDAISNSLLKIKSLSLEQKTNIQRKAVETAANYEWSTVAEQHWDFLFHDEH; encoded by the coding sequence ATGCAGAAAATCGAAAAAATCCTATTAATATCTTCTACATTTCCAGCTTCAGAGAGAGATGATGTGCCTGGATTTGTCAAAGACCAAGTATTAGCCCTTAAAAAACTACATCCTGAGACTGAGTTTGTGGTTTTGGCTCCTCATGATTCTCTTTCCAATACAAAAAAGGAAACTAAATACAAAGAATATATTGAGCGTAGATTTCATTACTTCTGGCCTTTTTCTTTGGAGAAACTGGCAGGCCATGGGATAATGCCTACATTAAAAAAGAATAAATTATATTTTCTGATGATTCCTTTTCTTTTTTTATTTGAGGTTTTGTCTTTGTTCATTCTGGTTAGAAAATTTAGGCCGGATTATATCTATGCTCATTGGTTTACTCCGCAAGGAATTTCCGCTGGTATTGTCTCCTTGATCTCCGGTACTAAATTTGTTTTTACAAGCCATTCTTCCGATGTGATTATATTGAAAAAGTTCCCGATATTGGGGAGTGCGATGGTTCGCTTTTTCTCAAAGCATGCAAAGGCGATTACCGTAGTCAGCAGAAGATCTTATGAAAAATTGAGATCCTTTTTTTCGCAGAAAGATTGGAAAACTATTTCTGCAAAGGTGAAAATTATTCCAATGGGAGTATATTTGGCTCCGAATCTGTCTACTGGCGCTTTATCGAAAGATAAAAAAAGTAATATTGCTTTTATAGGAAGGTTTGTAGAGAAGAAAGGGATCCATTATCTTATCCCTGCTTTTGAAAAATACTTTTCTGCTGATCCGGAGTCTGAATTAAAAATAGCGGGCGATGGGCCTTGGAAAGAAAAATTATTATCTTTAGCCAATTCTGTAAACTTGCCCCAAGATAAAATCCAGTTTTTAGGCTATCTGCAAGGTGAGAAGAAGCAGAACTTTTTGCAAGAATCAGACATTATAGTTGTTCCATCGATTATTTCAAAAGATGGAGATTCGGAAGGTTTGCCGGTTGTTCTATTAGAAGGAATGGCTTCCGGAAAAATTTGTATCGCCACATTTGAAAGTGGTGCGGATGATATTATAGAAGATGGAATAAATGGATTTCTAATTCCTGAAAAAGATCCTGATGCGATCTCGAATTCTCTTTTAAAAATAAAATCGCTCAGCCTTGAACAAAAGACCAATATCCAAAGAAAAGCCGTCGAGACTGCGGCAAACTACGAATGGTCTACAGTTGCAGAGCAGCATTGGGATTTTTTATTTCATGATGAACATTAG
- a CDS encoding 5-(carboxyamino)imidazole ribonucleotide synthase gives MKKILLPPARLGVMGSGQLGRMFAQEAIRMGYQVSVYSPERNSPASLVGASETVAPYEDEESLQKFLESIDALTFEFENIPGGELNFISEYSQKHSLPVFPSPENIRIAQHRIREKTLFSKLGLPTVPFYPITDKAEATKAAETSKFPAVLKTASFGYDGKGQTKFKTKEEFRAWVGSVGQEPLDLILEEWYEFDKEGSVILARDQKGNILCYSPSENIHKNHILDTTIHPGNFSDSLKRQMIESAKILAEGIGYVGVFGLEFFIKGDKIVLNEFAPRPHNSGHFSQNGANISQFQLQLRCLTGLTFPSELSSQPSSMKNILGQDYLPDSDLWAKYLSDERYTLHLYGKSDPRQDRKMGHWNYVGEGPEKAFK, from the coding sequence ATGAAAAAAATTCTACTTCCTCCTGCAAGGCTTGGAGTGATGGGATCGGGGCAGCTCGGAAGAATGTTCGCCCAAGAAGCGATCCGAATGGGTTATCAAGTATCTGTTTATTCTCCGGAAAGAAATAGTCCCGCCTCCTTAGTGGGAGCATCCGAAACAGTCGCCCCTTACGAAGACGAAGAATCGCTCCAAAAATTTTTAGAATCTATAGACGCACTTACATTCGAATTCGAGAATATACCCGGGGGAGAATTAAACTTTATCTCTGAATATTCCCAAAAACATTCCCTACCCGTTTTCCCAAGTCCGGAAAATATTCGGATCGCACAACATAGGATAAGAGAAAAAACATTATTTTCTAAATTAGGACTTCCTACTGTACCTTTTTATCCGATCACAGATAAGGCAGAAGCAACAAAGGCTGCGGAGACATCCAAGTTCCCTGCAGTATTAAAAACTGCGTCCTTCGGTTATGACGGAAAAGGACAGACCAAGTTCAAAACCAAAGAAGAATTCAGAGCGTGGGTAGGCTCCGTAGGACAAGAACCACTCGATCTGATCTTAGAAGAATGGTACGAATTCGACAAAGAAGGTTCTGTGATCTTGGCAAGAGACCAAAAGGGAAATATTCTTTGTTATTCGCCTTCGGAGAATATTCATAAAAATCATATCCTGGATACCACCATCCATCCTGGAAATTTTTCGGACTCACTCAAAAGACAAATGATAGAATCAGCTAAAATCCTTGCGGAAGGAATAGGTTATGTTGGTGTATTCGGTCTGGAATTTTTTATCAAAGGCGATAAGATTGTATTAAACGAATTTGCTCCAAGACCACATAACTCAGGTCATTTTTCTCAAAACGGAGCGAATATTTCTCAGTTCCAACTCCAGCTCCGATGTCTTACGGGACTTACCTTTCCTTCGGAACTTTCTTCTCAACCTTCTTCCATGAAAAATATTTTAGGGCAAGATTATCTTCCCGACTCAGATCTTTGGGCAAAGTATCTTTCCGATGAAAGATACACCTTACATCTTTACGGCAAGTCAGATCCTAGACAGGATCGTAAAATGGGCCATTGGAATTATGTGGGAGAAGGACCGGAGAAGGCCTTCAAGTAA
- a CDS encoding polysaccharide pyruvyl transferase family protein: MSDLHRPKKIFTFLVWGGWYGSRNIGDSAILLGVKELIKKANPRKEYYIRALTTDPDYTATKGVTPMKALLKKDIINPVRWFQILKTFWDVDFVIISGGTPIFDHSHLVRTLYFFLPVIFRKPFILFGAGVKKIYNRYGKFYIPFVLNKAKYKSVRDSGSLEELKKLGVQSVEFTADSAFFAPPSSENELEEVLTRNGLKLKEKKLIVSPRFLSKEQKRLYLEEKMSNDVIENTPVKLAKAIDAISSKVDKVVFMAMHFYGPDSDLPLIKEILGKCKSKNIVFIDEELRPDVAIALFKNAYILLGMRLHAVLLSSSMETPVVSIAYEKKVVDLMERLELSEYNLDLFNFTEKELIAVLQKAFTNRNKTAKHLNVRINKLRSLVLKSSKTVLKVNG, translated from the coding sequence ATGAGCGATTTACATAGACCTAAGAAAATTTTTACCTTTTTAGTTTGGGGCGGTTGGTACGGTAGCCGTAATATTGGTGATTCAGCCATCCTCTTAGGGGTCAAAGAATTAATTAAAAAAGCAAACCCTCGGAAAGAATATTATATCCGAGCCTTAACGACTGATCCAGATTACACTGCCACTAAAGGAGTTACTCCTATGAAGGCTTTGCTAAAGAAGGATATCATCAACCCGGTTCGATGGTTTCAAATTTTAAAAACCTTTTGGGATGTTGATTTCGTAATTATAAGTGGTGGGACTCCTATTTTTGATCATTCTCACTTAGTGCGAACCTTGTATTTCTTTTTGCCTGTGATCTTTAGAAAACCTTTCATCCTGTTCGGAGCAGGAGTGAAAAAGATCTATAATAGATATGGAAAATTTTATATACCTTTCGTATTGAATAAGGCCAAATATAAAAGTGTAAGAGACAGCGGTTCCCTGGAGGAATTGAAAAAATTAGGCGTTCAATCTGTGGAGTTTACTGCAGACTCCGCTTTTTTCGCTCCCCCTTCAAGTGAAAATGAGCTAGAAGAAGTTTTAACCAGAAACGGTTTAAAGCTAAAGGAGAAAAAGTTAATAGTTTCTCCTAGATTCTTATCCAAAGAGCAGAAACGTCTCTATTTGGAAGAGAAAATGAGCAACGATGTAATCGAAAACACTCCTGTAAAATTGGCTAAAGCAATCGATGCTATCTCTTCTAAAGTGGATAAAGTTGTGTTTATGGCAATGCACTTTTATGGGCCTGATAGTGATCTGCCGTTGATCAAAGAAATTTTAGGAAAATGTAAATCTAAAAACATAGTTTTTATCGACGAAGAATTAAGGCCGGATGTAGCAATAGCACTCTTTAAGAATGCATATATATTATTAGGAATGAGACTTCATGCCGTTTTGCTTTCTTCCTCTATGGAGACTCCTGTAGTCTCGATCGCTTACGAAAAGAAGGTGGTCGATCTTATGGAAAGATTGGAGTTGAGCGAATATAATTTGGATCTTTTTAACTTCACCGAAAAAGAACTGATAGCCGTTTTGCAGAAAGCTTTTACAAATAGAAACAAAACTGCGAAACATTTAAATGTTCGGATTAATAAATTAAGAAGTCTGGTTTTAAAAAGTTCAAAAACAGTTCTGAAAGTAAATGGATAA
- the purE gene encoding 5-(carboxyamino)imidazole ribonucleotide mutase produces the protein MKTKVAVIMGSSSDWETMKEAVSILKQFGIECHTEIVSAHRSPELLFEFSKSARSKGFEIIIAGAGGAAHLPGMVASLTTLPVLGVPVQSKALSGLDSLLSIVQMPGGVPVGTLAIGTAGAKNAGLLAARILSLQDETLSKKLEQYRTDIKEEALSKNKDLI, from the coding sequence GTGAAAACGAAAGTCGCCGTTATAATGGGAAGCAGTTCCGATTGGGAAACCATGAAAGAAGCGGTCTCCATCCTGAAACAATTCGGGATCGAATGCCATACTGAAATCGTATCCGCGCATCGTTCTCCAGAACTATTATTCGAATTTTCAAAATCCGCAAGATCCAAAGGTTTCGAGATCATCATCGCAGGTGCAGGAGGAGCGGCCCATCTTCCGGGAATGGTTGCTTCTCTCACTACTCTACCTGTGCTCGGAGTGCCTGTACAAAGTAAGGCTCTATCTGGGTTAGACAGCTTATTATCCATAGTGCAGATGCCTGGAGGCGTTCCTGTAGGAACACTTGCGATCGGAACTGCGGGTGCAAAGAACGCAGGACTACTCGCTGCAAGAATATTGTCCCTACAAGACGAAACATTATCCAAAAAATTGGAACAATACAGAACCGATATTAAAGAAGAAGCATTGTCCAAAAACAAAGACCTAATATGA